GCAGGGGACCCACCCTCATCGAGTGCTTTACCTACAGGCTCGACGACCACACCACGGCCGACGACGCCTCGCGCTACCGCGACGAAAGCGAGGTGGCCGCCTGGCAGGGACGCGAACCGCTCATCCGGCTCCGCGCCTACATGAAGGGCCGCGGCCTGTGGAGCGAGGAGTACGAGCGGCAGGTGACCGGAGAGGCCGAGCGGACGGTCGACGCGGCCATAGAAGAAGCCGAGTCCGCGGCGCCGCCCGAGCCCGCCGACATGGTGCGCCACACCTACGGCGAGCTCACGCCGCGACAGATAAACGAGCTCGAGGAGTTGGGATGGCGACGCTGAACCTCGTCCAGGCCGTCACAAGCGCCCTGGCCGACGAGATGGAGCGCGACGCCCGCGTCGTGCTGCTGGGCGAAGACATAGGCAGGGACGGAGGCGTATTCAGGGCCACCGAGGGCCTTCTCGAAAGGTTCGGCCCCGAGCGCGTCATCGACACGCCGCTCGCCGAGCTCGGCATCATCGGCGCCTCCATCGCCATGGCGGCCTGCGGACTAAGACCGGTCGCCGAGATACAGTTCATGGCCTTCATCTACGGCGGCCTCGAACAGCTCATAAGCCACGCCGCCAGGCTGCGCTCGCGAAGCCGCGGCCGCTTCACCGTCCCCATGGTCGTGCGCACCCCCTACGGCATAGGCATAAAGGCCCCTGAACTCCACTCCGAGTCCACCGAGGCCATCCTCTGCCACGTGCCGGGACTCAAGGTCGTCGTCCCCTCCACGCCGTACAACGCCAGGGGACTTCTCACGGCCGCCATCCGCGACCCCGACCCCGTCATCTTCCTCGAACCCTCGAGGCTCTACCGCGGCGTCAAGGGCGAGGTGCCGGAAAGACCATACGAGATCGAACTCGGCAGGGCGAGCGTCTACCAGGAAGGCACAGACCTCACCGTCGTGGCCTGGGGCACCATGCTCCACAGGGCCGTCGAGGCGAGCGAAGGCTTCGACGCCGAGATAATAGACCTCATGACGCTCAAACCCTTCGACGAAGAGACAATCATCGAGTCGGTGAAGAAGACGGGCCGGCTCGTCATAGTCCACGAGGCGACCAGGAACTGCGGCCTGGGGGCCGAGATATCGGCGCTCGTCGCCGAAGAGGCCATCCTCCACCTCAAGGCGCCGATAGTGAGAGTGGCGGGCCCCGAGGCCGTCGTGCCCCTTGCGCTGCTCGAAGACCATTACATGCCGTCGAAAGAACGAATACGGCGCGCCTACGAACGGGTCATGGAGTTTTAGGGAAACTCTGATTTATTGCACTGAGGGAACCTTTTTGTAAAAGGTTCCCTCAGACTCCCTCCAAAAACTTTTAACGCGACTTGGTTTCCCCCTGTTTTGCCAAGCAAAACAGGGGGAAACCAAGTCGTATTGAAAGTCTTTGAAGGGGGTCTGGGGGAAACTTTCTACAGAAAGTTTCCCCCAGAGTAATTAACAGAGTAATTAACGACCGTCGCCGCAAAGCGGAGCAAGAAGGCGAGGTGTGAAGATGCCCCATGAATTCAAGCTGCCCGACCTCGGCGAGGGCATAACGGAAGGCGAGATAGTGAGGTGGCTCGTCAAGGAGGGGGACCGCGTCGACGCCCACCAGGGGGTGGTCGAGGTGGAGACCGACAAGGCCATCGTGGAGGTGCCGTCTCC
This genomic window from Deltaproteobacteria bacterium contains:
- a CDS encoding alpha-ketoacid dehydrogenase subunit beta, whose translation is MATLNLVQAVTSALADEMERDARVVLLGEDIGRDGGVFRATEGLLERFGPERVIDTPLAELGIIGASIAMAACGLRPVAEIQFMAFIYGGLEQLISHAARLRSRSRGRFTVPMVVRTPYGIGIKAPELHSESTEAILCHVPGLKVVVPSTPYNARGLLTAAIRDPDPVIFLEPSRLYRGVKGEVPERPYEIELGRASVYQEGTDLTVVAWGTMLHRAVEASEGFDAEIIDLMTLKPFDEETIIESVKKTGRLVIVHEATRNCGLGAEISALVAEEAILHLKAPIVRVAGPEAVVPLALLEDHYMPSKERIRRAYERVMEF